From a region of the Candidatus Zixiibacteriota bacterium genome:
- a CDS encoding MetS family NSS transporter small subunit, which translates to MPASAWIMLLINGGILFGGLLYCALRAGKGPSDKNNDI; encoded by the coding sequence ATGCCTGCATCCGCTTGGATAATGCTGCTTATAAATGGCGGCATACTTTTCGGAGGGTTATTATATTGCGCGTTAAGAGCAGGGAAAGGCCCTTCAGATAAAAACAACGATATATAA
- a CDS encoding T9SS type A sorting domain-containing protein gives MELDPLFVDQPNKNYHLRDGSPCIGTGRYGDDMGALPFENTGIDDTESLPETVFLLTNYPNPFNAATNIVVGIGEPASVNISIVNILGQRIETLYAGNLEVGRHVYNWEAHRQTSGIYFAVVSFNGFTKSLKVALLK, from the coding sequence TTGGAATTAGATCCTTTATTTGTTGATCAACCAAATAAAAATTATCATCTTCGGGATGGTTCGCCATGCATAGGCACTGGCAGGTATGGCGATGATATGGGTGCTTTACCTTTCGAAAATACTGGAATTGATGATACCGAGAGCCTTCCGGAAACGGTGTTTTTATTGACAAATTATCCCAACCCGTTTAATGCAGCTACCAATATCGTTGTGGGAATAGGGGAACCGGCGAGTGTAAACATCTCAATAGTCAACATTCTGGGGCAGAGAATTGAGACGTTGTATGCGGGCAATCTTGAGGTTGGCAGGCATGTATATAATTGGGAAGCACATAGACAGACATCGGGCATTTATTTTGCGGTAGTCAGCTTTAATGGTTTTACCAAATCGTTGAAAGTCGCTTTATTAAAGTAA
- a CDS encoding right-handed parallel beta-helix repeat-containing protein: MKSALTFIITILLIANVYAYRSLQEIYDDAVGNGDYDKYIELDPADEYNGDLSVFEGMNVYIDGNGAIIHGQEYYASISVYSSNLDIQNCVLVGGFAGIFISNLSSANIVSNTIDGCESAAIKTYYIDHETGTRIWDNIVANCDYGIFIIEDEHPEYIAFNNFYNIEEFPYAEYCPG, translated from the coding sequence ATGAAATCTGCGTTGACGTTCATAATAACTATCTTGTTAATCGCTAATGTTTATGCTTATAGAAGCTTACAAGAAATCTATGATGATGCTGTCGGCAATGGCGATTACGATAAGTATATAGAACTTGACCCAGCCGATGAATATAATGGCGATTTATCTGTTTTTGAGGGTATGAATGTTTACATAGATGGCAATGGCGCAATTATTCATGGCCAGGAATACTATGCCTCGATTAGTGTTTACTCTTCTAATCTCGATATTCAAAACTGCGTTCTCGTGGGAGGATTTGCCGGTATTTTTATAAGCAATTTATCTTCGGCAAATATTGTTTCTAATACTATTGATGGCTGCGAGAGCGCCGCGATAAAAACATATTATATTGACCATGAAACAGGGACTCGAATTTGGGATAATATTGTAGCTAATTGCGATTATGGCATTTTCATTATTGAAGATGAACATCCTGAATACATTGCTTTTAATAATTTTTACAATATTGAAGAGTTTCCTTATGCTGAATATTGCCCTGGCTGA